In a single window of the Campylobacter iguaniorum genome:
- a CDS encoding flagellin N-terminal helical domain-containing protein, whose protein sequence is MRVTSQLLNYNTLTNYQTSAKSIYDLNASLTSGSKIQNSYENSGIYSDGTRLEYEVNLLDQIKETTTKATEFSKNSDQALNDFVKQLENFKTKLIQAANEIHDPTSRNAIANDLEGIKELLVNIANTSINGQYLFSGTALNTKPIDSLGNYKGNDQNIQAVIGANQTTTYNIDGSSLFLGADNDYSKILTTNVSLKNNLQKLYDESKDIAITTSDKIMDIIGGSYRSPDLEKMNPDSDFADPTALAQTTFYMQGKKPNGESFSTKFTMTADSSVQTLLDNIGYALGNDKNGINKIVDVTLNNSGQIEIKDVKEGNKLTEFSIFGLTDVEVDPPVPAGTTMAANFTNLDDIQTAINDGRVHLTEFIKSGFKTETNSASSAIDYNDLQLVKKDNTLTGTVSQVVKKTNAYATNDTRLSEVAGGDLLANPESNLTMNITAKDGTNYQVKINFTDPNGGEYPTFSVTRYDANWQTPDADPAYVGNIYNGKYNETTKQTDGISTPANDITYKQLGDIISMVSAGNLPSAEPNVTLNNNINGLTAGDLGSAAGVITALTNGIADADTVASITAAIGTITIFPTDIATVKNAINSNRDFVTARYEEYNKAVTDASSTITAGLNYRGEMEVIDKTKSQTNINVSIFESYSATNTQFDSMVETVGGVTTTKDFTTKAGSLFSFTSNNAIAIDEPSVDIFKDLDSMIQAVRDGSYRADSGATDSRTTGIQGALKKIDHLADHINKQHTQVGTYTNTLDNTNARVSTLKVNVSSVKSEIINADYGETYLMFMQRLMGYQAMLQASSKMNQISLLNYL, encoded by the coding sequence ATGAGAGTTACAAGTCAATTACTAAACTACAATACATTAACAAATTACCAAACAAGTGCAAAAAGTATCTATGACTTAAACGCCAGCTTAACAAGTGGATCAAAAATCCAAAATTCATATGAAAATAGTGGTATTTACTCAGATGGTACAAGACTAGAATATGAAGTAAATTTGCTAGATCAGATAAAAGAAACAACCACAAAAGCCACAGAGTTTTCCAAAAACTCAGATCAAGCCTTAAATGACTTTGTCAAACAGCTAGAAAATTTCAAAACAAAACTTATCCAAGCAGCAAATGAGATCCACGATCCTACATCAAGAAATGCTATCGCAAACGACTTAGAAGGCATAAAAGAGTTACTCGTAAATATAGCAAATACATCGATAAATGGTCAATATCTTTTTTCTGGAACAGCCCTAAACACAAAGCCAATAGATAGTCTAGGCAACTATAAAGGCAATGATCAAAACATTCAAGCAGTTATAGGAGCTAATCAAACCACAACTTATAATATAGATGGTTCTAGCTTGTTTTTAGGCGCAGATAATGACTATAGTAAGATTTTAACCACAAATGTTAGTCTTAAAAACAATTTGCAAAAACTATATGATGAGAGCAAAGATATAGCTATTACAACTAGCGATAAAATCATGGATATAATAGGTGGAAGCTACAGATCTCCAGATTTAGAAAAAATGAATCCAGATAGTGATTTTGCCGATCCAACGGCTTTAGCTCAAACTACTTTTTATATGCAAGGCAAAAAACCAAATGGTGAGTCTTTTAGCACTAAATTTACTATGACTGCCGATTCTAGCGTTCAGACTTTGCTTGATAATATCGGCTACGCTCTTGGAAATGACAAAAATGGCATAAATAAAATAGTCGATGTAACCCTAAATAATAGCGGTCAAATCGAGATCAAAGATGTAAAAGAAGGAAATAAACTAACTGAGTTTAGTATATTTGGTTTGACTGATGTAGAAGTAGATCCACCAGTTCCAGCAGGAACCACAATGGCTGCAAATTTCACAAATTTAGATGATATTCAAACTGCTATAAATGACGGTAGAGTGCATTTAACTGAATTTATCAAAAGTGGGTTTAAAACAGAGACAAACAGCGCTTCAAGTGCCATTGATTACAACGATTTACAACTAGTCAAGAAAGACAATACCTTAACTGGCACAGTATCTCAAGTAGTCAAAAAAACAAATGCTTACGCTACAAATGACACTAGGCTAAGCGAAGTGGCTGGTGGGGATTTGCTGGCTAATCCGGAGTCGAATCTAACTATGAATATAACTGCAAAAGACGGCACAAACTATCAAGTTAAGATAAATTTCACAGATCCAAATGGAGGAGAATATCCGACTTTTAGCGTGACAAGATATGACGCCAACTGGCAAACTCCAGATGCAGACCCTGCTTATGTAGGCAATATTTATAACGGCAAATATAACGAAACAACAAAACAAACAGACGGAATCTCAACACCAGCAAATGATATAACCTACAAGCAACTAGGTGATATCATATCAATGGTAAGCGCTGGAAATCTCCCAAGTGCAGAGCCAAACGTGACTTTAAATAACAATATAAATGGTCTAACTGCTGGGGATTTAGGCAGTGCAGCTGGTGTGATTACTGCTTTAACGAATGGTATCGCAGACGCTGATACGGTCGCTTCTATAACAGCAGCCATAGGAACTATCACAATATTTCCAACAGACATAGCAACAGTTAAAAACGCTATAAACTCAAATAGGGATTTTGTAACAGCAAGATACGAAGAGTACAATAAAGCAGTCACCGATGCAAGCTCTACTATAACTGCTGGTTTGAATTACCGTGGAGAGATGGAAGTAATCGATAAAACAAAATCTCAAACAAATATTAATGTTTCTATCTTTGAGTCATATAGCGCGACAAATACGCAGTTTGATAGTATGGTGGAGACTGTCGGTGGCGTGACAACTACAAAAGATTTCACCACAAAAGCTGGAAGTTTATTTAGCTTTACATCAAATAATGCTATTGCCATAGATGAGCCAAGTGTGGATATTTTCAAAGATTTAGATAGTATGATTCAAGCAGTTAGAGATGGTAGCTATAGAGCTGATTCTGGTGCGACTGATTCTAGAACTACTGGTATCCAAGGTGCATTAAAAAAGATAGATCACTTAGCAGACCATATCAACAAACAACACACCCAAGTAGGAACGTACACAAATACTCTTGATAATACAAATGCACGTGTAAGCACGCTTAAAGTCAATGTCTCTTCTGTCAAATCAGAGATTATAAATGCTGATTATGGCGAGACATATCTTATGTTTATGCAAAGACTTATGGGCTATCAAGCTATGCTTCAAGCTTCATCAAAGATGAATCAAATCAGTCTTCTAAACTATCTATAA
- a CDS encoding inorganic phosphate transporter — protein sequence MSRDNLFALVFFIISLTAFFMWGYSYIPSNHLLLFILASIFGLFMAFNIGGNDVANSFGTSVGAKTLTLKQALVIAAVFELSGAVFAGAEVTNTIRSGIISLPKDSVNPMTFVIIMISALFSSGAWLFIATKKGLPVSTTHSIVGGIVGAGLMMGFIYYDGSRAFEMVRWSEIGSIALSWVVSPVMGGVVAYLIFGYIKSKIIIPSSRIQSELKALKRERKTYKEQYIKELSNKSETEQIKELRRIAITDEDECEGAECDFRDKIKVMKEREKSVDTTVFMRTHIPMVAGAAAMIIAGSMLFKGLKHTGLNLSSIQTLWIIFVIGIAAYLVSFAVVNLIKKDNASKSINRIFGWFQIFTASSFAFSHGANDIANAVGPFAAILDVLKHNAINEASPVPGVAMATFGIALVVGLWFLGKEVITTVGSKLAEILPTTGFSAELASSIVILIATQMGLPISSTHVLIGAVLGIGIYNRNANWGMLKPIGLAWIITLPVSMIGSAVGYLVIKNIMGL from the coding sequence TTGTCAAGAGATAATCTCTTTGCACTTGTATTTTTCATCATTTCATTGACCGCATTTTTTATGTGGGGTTATAGTTATATTCCTAGCAATCATCTTTTATTATTTATTTTAGCTAGTATTTTTGGGCTTTTTATGGCTTTCAATATCGGTGGAAATGACGTCGCAAACTCATTTGGAACAAGCGTCGGGGCTAAGACTTTGACACTAAAACAAGCTTTAGTCATCGCAGCTGTCTTTGAGCTAAGTGGAGCTGTTTTTGCTGGAGCAGAAGTCACAAATACCATAAGAAGTGGCATTATATCCTTGCCAAAAGACAGCGTAAATCCAATGACCTTTGTTATCATCATGATTTCAGCTCTTTTTAGCTCTGGAGCATGGTTGTTTATAGCTACTAAAAAAGGTCTTCCGGTGTCTACAACTCACTCTATAGTGGGTGGTATAGTCGGCGCTGGACTTATGATGGGCTTTATATATTATGATGGCAGCAGAGCTTTTGAGATGGTAAGATGGAGCGAAATAGGTTCAATTGCACTGAGCTGGGTGGTATCTCCAGTGATGGGTGGCGTGGTCGCATACCTAATATTTGGCTATATCAAATCAAAAATCATTATCCCGTCTTCAAGAATCCAAAGTGAGTTAAAAGCCTTAAAAAGGGAGCGTAAAACTTATAAAGAGCAGTATATCAAAGAGCTATCAAACAAAAGTGAAACCGAGCAAATCAAAGAGTTGCGTCGCATAGCTATCACTGATGAAGATGAGTGTGAGGGCGCTGAGTGCGACTTTAGAGATAAAATAAAAGTCATGAAAGAGCGTGAAAAATCAGTAGATACTACAGTTTTTATGAGGACTCACATCCCTATGGTGGCTGGTGCTGCTGCCATGATAATTGCTGGAAGTATGTTATTTAAAGGGCTTAAACATACTGGATTAAATTTAAGTTCTATTCAGACTTTGTGGATTATATTTGTCATAGGAATCGCAGCGTATTTGGTGAGTTTTGCAGTGGTAAATTTGATCAAAAAAGACAATGCAAGCAAGAGCATAAACCGTATTTTTGGCTGGTTCCAGATATTCACGGCTTCATCATTTGCTTTTAGTCATGGCGCAAACGATATAGCAAACGCTGTTGGACCTTTTGCTGCTATACTTGATGTTCTAAAACATAATGCGATAAATGAGGCTTCACCAGTTCCAGGAGTTGCTATGGCGACATTTGGTATCGCCCTTGTGGTTGGTCTTTGGTTTTTAGGTAAAGAGGTCATCACGACTGTTGGCTCAAAGCTAGCTGAAATACTTCCGACAACTGGATTTAGTGCTGAGCTTGCTTCAAGTATAGTCATACTTATAGCTACACAAATGGGTCTTCCTATTAGCTCAACTCACGTTCTCATCGGTGCAGTTCTTGGTATCGGTATCTATAACCGCAATGCTAATTGGGGTATGCTAAAACCAATTGGTCTAGCATGGATCATCACTCTTCCAGTATCTATGATAGGCTCAGCCGTAGGATATTTGGTCATCAAAAATATTATGGGACTTTAA
- the pdxA gene encoding 4-hydroxythreonine-4-phosphate dehydrogenase yields the protein MSANLPKIAVSVGDINGVGIEIALKSHEEISKICKPVYFINQDLLKEASKLLNLPIPSDFEIAQCGESFSIKPGIVSKKSGKFSFLSFENAILSTQNGSTDAVVTLPINKEAWKKAGLPYVGHTDVLSKHFKKDAIMMLGCDELFVALFSDHVPLKKVSKMIKANELAMFLINLYNSTKFENVGVLGFNPHAGDNGAIGGKEEKQISKAINLANKILKKEIFKGPLVPDAAFNPLSLKSCNRLVAMYHDSGLAPLKALYFDKSINVSLNLPIIRTSVDHGTAYDIAYKGVADTRSFKEAVKFAIKLLNRG from the coding sequence ATGAGTGCAAATTTACCCAAAATCGCAGTTAGCGTAGGCGATATAAACGGCGTTGGCATAGAAATAGCCTTAAAATCCCACGAAGAAATAAGCAAAATTTGTAAGCCTGTATATTTTATAAATCAAGATTTGTTAAAAGAGGCTTCAAAGCTTTTAAATTTGCCTATTCCAAGCGATTTTGAGATAGCTCAGTGTGGGGAAAGCTTTAGCATAAAGCCAGGAATTGTGAGTAAAAAAAGTGGTAAATTTTCATTTCTTAGCTTTGAAAATGCCATTTTAAGCACGCAAAATGGCAGCACTGACGCAGTCGTAACCTTGCCAATTAATAAAGAAGCGTGGAAAAAAGCAGGTTTGCCATATGTCGGTCACACAGACGTTTTATCCAAGCATTTCAAAAAAGACGCCATAATGATGCTTGGGTGCGATGAGCTTTTTGTAGCACTTTTTAGTGATCATGTTCCGCTAAAAAAAGTCTCAAAAATGATAAAAGCAAACGAACTTGCTATGTTTTTGATAAATTTATACAACTCAACTAAATTTGAAAATGTAGGCGTTTTAGGGTTTAATCCACACGCTGGGGATAACGGAGCAATCGGCGGCAAAGAAGAAAAGCAAATCTCAAAAGCTATAAATTTAGCAAACAAAATACTCAAAAAAGAGATTTTCAAAGGGCCTTTGGTGCCTGACGCGGCCTTCAATCCATTATCGCTAAAGTCTTGCAACCGCCTTGTAGCCATGTATCACGACTCTGGACTTGCACCGCTTAAGGCTTTGTATTTTGATAAATCAATCAATGTAAGCCTAAATTTACCAATCATTCGCACAAGCGTAGATCACGGCACGGCTTATGATATAGCCTATAAAGGCGTGGCTGATACAAGAAGCTTTAAAGAAGCTGTAAAATTTGCTATTAAATTACTTAATCGTGGTTAA
- a CDS encoding pyridoxine 5'-phosphate synthase, which translates to MKLGVNIDHVAVLREAREVNDPDIISAMYEAISAGADQITIHLREDRRHINETDVKNIINFSKIPVNLECSINEEIIKLVCALKPARATIVPEKREELTTEGGLNLSSKGLEHAINELHKNGIEVSLFIDPSLEDIRRSAALKASFVELHTGAYANTYLMLNSNLKYTKYSIDSLNLSKDELKNLLNFELEKIKSSAKLGVNLGLKVAAGHGLNYQNVGEIASIDEIFELNIGQSIIARSVFVGLKNAVLEMKELTK; encoded by the coding sequence ATGAAACTTGGCGTAAATATCGATCACGTGGCAGTTTTAAGAGAAGCTAGAGAGGTTAATGATCCAGATATAATCTCTGCGATGTATGAAGCCATTAGCGCTGGCGCTGATCAAATCACCATTCATTTAAGAGAAGATCGCCGTCATATCAATGAAACTGACGTAAAAAATATCATAAATTTCAGCAAAATCCCAGTAAATTTAGAGTGTAGCATTAATGAAGAGATTATAAAGTTAGTCTGTGCCCTTAAGCCAGCTCGCGCGACAATTGTCCCAGAAAAAAGAGAAGAGCTGACGACTGAAGGCGGGCTAAATTTGAGCTCAAAAGGGCTTGAACACGCCATAAATGAGCTGCATAAAAACGGCATAGAAGTTTCGCTTTTCATAGATCCGAGCCTTGAAGATATAAGGCGTTCAGCTGCTCTTAAAGCCTCTTTTGTGGAGCTTCACACAGGAGCATACGCTAATACATATTTGATGCTAAACTCAAATTTAAAGTATACAAAATACTCCATCGATAGCCTAAATTTAAGCAAAGATGAGCTAAAAAACTTACTAAACTTCGAGCTTGAAAAGATAAAATCATCAGCCAAACTTGGTGTAAATTTAGGCTTGAAAGTAGCAGCAGGCCATGGACTAAACTATCAAAATGTTGGAGAAATAGCAAGCATTGATGAGATTTTTGAGCTAAATATCGGACAAAGCATTATAGCAAGAAGCGTTTTTGTGGGGCTAAAAAACGCAGTTTTGGAGATGAAAGAGCTGACAAAATGA
- a CDS encoding adenylosuccinate lyase, with the protein MNITQTLESITVRTDDALLFESLGKKIKENFLNCVGNRDKIIVFYNENELVQRRYFLKLISKIYSKISNQSVNFLFTYHKNIKLVYKKANSIQALLNIPIKFDKNSILIDLQNSEELFNKYLMKSLGEIEYEYFDTKKTLIISLKSSDKIEILDSIFNFKEHLKYMVNFIFEKDDFESFKKRIKIQNSKNYVRRFSMLASLLEEHFETLGCSANDDFETVRASYLNLTKIYHPDRHSKKPLEIQKAYTDKFQKIGIAYESLKPYFKEQDNFISA; encoded by the coding sequence ATGAATATCACTCAGACTTTGGAGTCTATAACTGTTAGAACTGATGATGCGTTGTTGTTTGAAAGTCTTGGTAAAAAGATCAAAGAAAATTTCCTAAACTGCGTTGGAAATCGCGATAAAATCATCGTTTTTTACAACGAAAATGAGCTTGTACAAAGAAGATATTTCTTAAAATTAATTAGCAAAATTTACTCAAAAATCTCAAACCAAAGTGTGAATTTTTTATTCACATATCATAAAAATATCAAACTAGTTTATAAAAAAGCAAACTCAATCCAAGCTTTGCTTAATATTCCTATTAAATTTGATAAAAACAGTATTTTGATTGATTTGCAAAACAGCGAGGAGCTTTTCAACAAATATCTTATGAAAAGTTTGGGTGAGATAGAATATGAGTATTTTGATACTAAAAAAACTCTTATAATAAGTCTCAAATCTAGTGATAAAATCGAGATTTTAGATAGTATTTTTAACTTCAAAGAGCATCTGAAATATATGGTAAATTTCATCTTTGAAAAAGATGATTTTGAGAGCTTTAAAAAACGCATCAAAATCCAAAACTCAAAAAACTATGTAAGAAGATTTTCTATGCTTGCAAGCTTGCTTGAAGAGCATTTTGAGACTTTGGGCTGCAGCGCTAATGATGATTTTGAGACTGTTAGAGCTAGTTATTTAAACCTTACTAAAATCTACCACCCAGATCGCCACAGTAAAAAACCACTAGAAATCCAAAAAGCCTACACAGATAAATTTCAAAAAATAGGCATCGCTTATGAATCGCTAAAACCGTATTTCAAAGAGCAAGATAACTTTATAAGTGCTTAA
- a CDS encoding arginyltransferase, which yields MTEVGFCTLDTLCPYLKDRDSRTRYRYIDDCTFSYNSELIKRGYRRFGNYFSKPICHGCDECKSIRIDATNFKFSKSHKRVINKNVGTRIEISKPKVDTERLNLYTKYHKFMQEKRDWEFHELDFKRYYNVYVEGAGEFGYEVDYFVNETLVCVDLIDIGDDGISSVYCYWDPDFAYLSLGKFSLLMQINMACLSNLKWIYLGFYVKDCESLRYKDEYKPYQTLKTYCKIDENPVWLDSLE from the coding sequence TTGACTGAGGTTGGTTTTTGCACTTTAGATACGCTTTGTCCGTACCTAAAAGATAGAGATTCTAGAACTAGATATAGATATATTGATGATTGCACATTTAGCTACAATTCAGAGCTTATAAAACGTGGATATAGAAGGTTTGGAAACTATTTTTCCAAACCTATCTGCCACGGATGTGATGAGTGTAAAAGCATTAGAATAGACGCTACAAACTTCAAATTTAGTAAAAGTCACAAAAGAGTTATCAATAAAAACGTGGGCACAAGAATAGAAATATCCAAGCCAAAAGTAGATACCGAGCGACTAAATTTATACACAAAATATCATAAATTTATGCAAGAAAAACGTGACTGGGAGTTTCACGAGCTGGATTTCAAAAGATACTATAATGTCTATGTAGAGGGCGCTGGAGAGTTTGGCTATGAGGTTGATTATTTCGTGAATGAGACTTTGGTTTGTGTGGATTTGATAGATATAGGAGATGATGGAATAAGCTCGGTTTATTGCTACTGGGATCCAGATTTTGCATATCTTAGCTTGGGTAAATTTTCACTTCTTATGCAGATTAATATGGCTTGTTTGAGCAATCTTAAATGGATTTATCTGGGATTTTATGTCAAAGACTGCGAGAGTTTGAGATACAAAGACGAATACAAACCATACCAAACACTAAAAACTTACTGTAAAATAGACGAAAATCCTGTGTGGCTAGATAGTTTGGAATAA